In Gambusia affinis linkage group LG08, SWU_Gaff_1.0, whole genome shotgun sequence, a single window of DNA contains:
- the tbc1d2b gene encoding TBC1 domain family member 2B has product MGENSHADGSRSCHLRGCKKKKLLRKMHEEEDGSGESSCTASRLQSFKSLDVAEVEGAKEQASKLCGYLNKLSGKGPLRGYKLRWFVYDPRKCYLYYFKTPQDALPLGHIDIGDACFMYDVEGEEGQFEIRTAGKEFLLKAPSRQVMHYWLQELQQKRWEYSNTRGTGKRDSLSSPTQAYPPTGLVGKDSDAFFVAELSESMEKVRSDFAMDTEMDVGRMVGIQSARGPFSLKNFGTELRNSMSNLRPGRGENRRSMFYTSNHNSSSEEWEMLDAPPKDFAEQKPHLDTQRHSFGSAFTFDFGRNRQRPQRLLLRDVWGPGKFGRGVERRGSGSPTGECNGSKSLEMQLRLQNQQDEMNQMQQEQIKLTEELASQKELVRLLQQTLRTSQFERPSIWRAAPDPSVALEQAPSLAVTQEDVTQLEAVLQERDMQIQSLCGHMERLALEKESLQQELKGLKIKVGEINDQLGMLMETIQAKDQVIVKLSQENSEQSGNVSDAGSPPPQQELSILKDSLQGYKSQNKFLNKEILELTVMRRNAEIREKALEARCTALEAKLCQVESKYLVLLQEVRKPVCSSEQDPAPAREVISRLLEDALQVESPDQNEHQIFKPNSVSEYDVYGFKTVPEEEEEEEKLVAKMRALELKSLSMTDQEVSVGVKWENFLASTMNRDLVRSPELKTLIRCGVPHKHRSIVWRWCVTFHVKKFRDHLAPDYYETLLNVARDRPNPASKQIELDLLRTLPNNKHYASPSAGGIHKLRNVLVAFSWRNPDIGYCQGLNRLAAIALLYLDQEDAFWTLVAIVEVFMPRDYYTKTLLGSQVDQRVFKDLMSEKLPRLHAHFEQHKVDFSLITFNWFLVVFVDSVVSDILFKIWDAFLFEGPKIIFRFALALFKYQEEEFLKLQDTTAIFKYLRHFTRTILDSRKLMNIAFVDMNPFPMRQIQNRRSFHLEKVRLELTELEAIRQTFLKERETSLDRRSFVSDDEEDN; this is encoded by the exons ATGGGGGAAAACAGTCATGCGGATGGATCCAGGAGTTGCCATCTGCGGGGctgcaagaagaagaaacttctAAGAAAGATGCACGAAGAGGAGGATGGCAGCGGGGAGAGCTCCTGTACAGCTTCACGGCTGCAGTCCTTCAAGTCTCTAGATGTGGCCGAGGTGGAGGGAGCGAAGGAGCAGGCCTCCAAGCTGTGCGGCTACTTGAACAAACTCTCCGGCAAGGGGCCTCTCAGGGGCTACAAACTGAGGTGGTTCGTGTACGACCCGAGGAAATGTTACTTGTATTATTTCAAGACTCCCCAAGATGCCCTGCCTCTCGGACACATTGACATAGGCGATGCCTGCTTCATGTACGACGTGGAGGGGGAAGAGGGACAGTTCGAGATCCGTACAGCTGGGAAAGAATTTCTCTTGAAG GCCCCCAGCAGACAGGTGATGCATTACTGGCTCCAGGAGTTGCAGCAGAAGCGTTGGGAGTACAGCAACACCAGAGGCACGGGGAAGAGAGACAGCTTGAGTTCTCCCACGCAGGCCTACCCTCCCACCGGCTTGGTGGGCAAGGACAGCG ATGCTTTCTTCGTTGCGGAGCTAAGTGAAAGCATGGAGAAAGTCCGCAGCGACTTTGCTATGGACACAGAAATGGATGTAGGAAGAATGGTGGGAATCCAGTCAGCCAGAGGGCCCTTCTCCCTCAAAAACTTTGGTACAGAGCTCAG gaaCTCCATGTCTAATCTGCGGCCAGGCCGAGGGGAGAACAGACGCAGCATGTTTTATACCAGCAACCACaacagcagctcagaggagTGGGAGATGTTGGACGCTCCCCCGAAGGACTTCGCCGAACAGAAACCTCATCTGGACACACAGAGAC ATTCTTTCGGCTCGGCGTTCACCTTCGATTTCGGGCGAAACCGTCAACGACCCCAGAGGCTCCTGCTCCGAGACGTGTGGGGACCAGGGAAGTTCGGACGTGGCGTGGAGAGACGCGGTTCTGGGAGTCCGACAGGGGAGTGCAACGGCAGCAAATCTTTGGAGATGCAGCTCCGCCTCCAGAATCAGCAGGACGAGATGAACCAGATGCAGCAAGAGCAAATCAAACTCACGGAGGAGCTGGCCAGCCAGAAA GAGTTGGTGAGGCTCCTGCAGCAGACTCTCAGAACCTCCCAGTTTGAGAGGCCCAGCATATGGCGAGCAGCTCCGGATCCGTCCGTGGCCCTGGAGCAGGCTCCCAGTCTGGCCGTGACCCAGGAGGACGTCACCCAGCTGGAGGCGGTCCTCCAGGAGCGAGACATGCAGATCCAGTCACTGTGTGGACACATGGAGCGTCTCGCTCTGGAGAAGGAGAGCCTGCAGCAGGAGCTGAAGGGCCTGAAAATCAAGGTAGGGGAAATTAATGACCAGCTGGGGATGCTGATGGAGACCATCCAGGCCAAAGATCAGGTCATCGTGAAGCTATCGCAGGAAAACTCTGAGCAGAGCGGGAATGTGAGCGACGCTGGTTCTCCACCACCTCAGCAGGAACTGAGCATCCTAAAG GACAGTCTTCAAGGATATAAATCCCAAAACAAGTTTCTGAACAAGGAGATCCTGGAGTTGACTGTCATGCGCAGGAATGCAGAGATTCGGGAAAAGGCTTTAGAAGCAAgg TGCACAGCTCTGGAGGCCAAACTCTGTCAAGTGGAGAGTAAATATTTGGTGCTGCTTCAGGAGGTGAGAAAGCCGGTCTGTTCGTCGGAGCAGGACCCGGCCCCGGCCCGGGAAGTCATTTCCAGATTACTGGAGGACGCCTTGCAGGTGGAGAGCCCAGACCAGAACGAACACCAGATCTTCAAACCAAATTCAGTCAG TGAATATGATGTGTATGGCTTCAAAACAGtcccagaggaagaggaggaagaggagaagctGGTTGCAAAGATGAGGGCCTTAGAGCTGAAGTCCCTGTCCATGACCGACCAGGAGGTTTCAGTCGGGGTGAAGTGGGAGAACTTTCTGGCCAGCACCATGAACAGAGACCTGGTGCGTTCCCCCGAGCTCAAGACTCTGATCCGCTGCGGCGTGCCGCACAAGCACCGCTCCATCGTGTGGCGCTGGTGCGTCACCTTCCACGTCAAGAAGTTCCGCGACCACTTGGCCCCGGATTATTACGAGACACTGCTGAACGTGGCGCGGGATCGGCCCAACCCGGCGTCCAAGCAGATCGAGCTGGACTTGCTCCGGACGTTGCCCAACAACAAGCACTACGCCTCGCCAAGCGCAGGCGGGATCCACAAGCTGCGGAATGTTCTGGTGGCCTTCTCCTGGAGGAATCCAGACATCGGCTACTGTCAGGGTCTCAACAG GCTAGCAGCAATCGCCTTGCTTTATCTAGACCAAGAAGATGCCTTTTGGACTCTTGTAGCCATCGTAGAGGTCTTCATGCCAAGAGATTATTACACAAAGACTCTGCTGGGCTCTCAG GTCGACCAGCGTGTGTTCAAGGACCTGATGAGTGAGAAGTTGCCGCGCCTTCATGCCCACTTTGAGCAGCACAAGGTGGATTTCTCCCTCATCACCTTCAACTGGTTCCTGGTGGTGTTTGTGGACAGCGTGGTGAGCGACATCCTGTTCAAGATCTGGGATGCCTTCCTGTTCGAGGGGCCAAAG atCATATTTCGATTTGCTCTCGCCCTCTTCAAATACCAAGAAGAAGAGTTTTTGAAGCTGCAGGACACGACGGCCATCTTTAAATACCTTCGACACTTTACACGCACAATCCTGGACTCAAG gaaGCTGATGAACATTGCTTTCGTGGACATGAACCCGTTTCCCATGAGGCAAATCCAGAACCGCCGCTCCTTCCACTTAGAGAAGGTTCGCCTGGAGCTGACAGAGCTGGAGGCCATCAGACAGACATTCCTGAAGGAGAGGGAGACGAGTCTGGATCGACGGAGCTTTGTCAGTGACGATGAGGAGGATAACTGA